From the Thomasclavelia ramosa DSM 1402 genome, the window GATTTTTTGATGCCTAACTATTTATATAATTACAATTATTTTAGAGAACATTTTGAGCGTCCAATCGTTCGCGATGAAGATAAAGATGCTCAAATTCGTTTAAAGAAAATGGTTGAACCATTTATTTTAAGAAGAACAAAACAAGAAGTTTTAGAAGAATTACCTGATAAGATTGAGAATAACATTAAGATTGCTTTTAATAAAGAAGAAGAAAATCTGTATATAGCTAATTTAAGTCAAATTAATAGCGAACTTAAGACAGCATTAGACGTTGAACGAATTGATAAAATTCAAATTCTAGCAATGATGACACGATTACGTCAAATCTGCTGCGATGCTAGAATTCTATATAATGAAATTATTGGTCCTAGTTCAAAAATGAAAGCTTGTCTAGATATAATAAAGAAAGCTAAAGAAAACAATCAAAAAGTTCTATTATTTTCATCATTTACCAGCTCTTTAGATTTATTAGAAAAAGAACTTCGTAAAGAGGATATATCATATTACGTTTTAACCGGGGCAACCAATAAAATCAAACGTCATCAATTAGTTAACGCTTTTCAAAATGACAATACAGATGTTTTCTTAATTTCTTTAAAGGCCGGAGGAACCGGTCTAAATCTAACCGCAGCATCGATTGTTATTCACTTTGACCCATGGTGGAATATGTCGGCTCAAAACCAGGCAACTGACCGTGCTTATCGCATTGGTCAAACCAATAACGTACAAGTTTATAAATTAATCATGAAAAACAGTATTGAAGAAAAAATCCAAGAACTTCAAGCTCAGAAACAAGATTTATCAAATATTTTTATTGAAAATAATGACGGGAGTATTACTAAGATGTCAACAGCTGATATCATATCTTTATTTTCAATCGATCAAGAAGGCTAAAATGCCTTCTTTTTGTTACATCTAATGTAACTATTTTCAACAATCATTCCACCTATATTATTTACCTTTTAATTATGATATTTTAATATCATAAAACAAGAGGGGGAAAGGTAATGATATTTGATGAACTATTGAAAGGTCAATTGTTGACAAATGACTGCAATAACTATTTAATCGCTACAAATACTGGAGAAATAATCGAATCCTGTTATCGATGCCTGCATCGCCGTGAAAAAAAGGCATTAGAGCTCTACAAAAAAGATATCAGTATTATAAATACTAAAATAATTGATAATAATTTTGAAAGAACTCTTTGCATAATCGTTGATTTATAAACAATATTCAAACAATAGTAAATACTGTTTTTATTTTCACAAAAAAGGAAGTGGCCTTCACTTCCCTTTTAACATCTTGAACTACTTGTATTTAATTTGATAAATTTCAATGAGGAGAGGTTTTTTATCAAGTAGTCAATTATATACATAATATCTTTATTTATTATATTTTTTTTGCATCATTACAATTGCCACCATTACTCCAATCAAACCTAGGACATAACCTTGAATTGCAAAATTATCGCCGGTTTTAACACTATTAATTGAAGTGGTTTGGTCTTCTTTTTCCATTGGATCAATTACTTTTTTCCACTTAGTATAAATCGTCACATCTTCTAACAATGGCTTAGCAAAATCAAACTCTTTAGTACACGCTTCATCACTGTACCACCCTGCAAAAGTATACCCATTTTTTATTGGCATATCTGGCCTTGATAAAACTGTACCACTTTCAATCAGCACTTTATTATTATCAACCGAAACCGTTACCAATTTTACCCATTTTGAATAAATTGCAATATCGCCTCTAATTGGCTCATTGAAATCAAATTTATTATTATATTCTGAATCACTATACCATCCCTTAAATACATAACCATCTTTAACAGAAGGAAGAGGCTTAACCGCTGTATTGCCATCAATTACTTTATTATCTATACCATCAATTGTTACTGTGTGCATCTTAAGCCATTTTGGATAAATTGTGACATTATCAGTGACAATACTATCAAAATCATATTCTTTAGTACACGCCTCATCACTATACCACCCGCTAAATACATATCCATCTTTAACAGGCGTATCGATTTTATCAAATTTACTACCCAATACCACGTTTTCACTTCGACCATTAATCATGACATTAACATAATCATCAACATATTCATCTTCAATAGACGGTTCTATTTCCCCCATTAAGTTTGGCAATATATAACCTTCCGGATTACCAAGATTACGATAATCATTTCCTAAAGTTGTTAATGTCCCAATTTTTAACATGCTATTTTTATCATGATCTGCTTTAGTATTAAATAATCCTGAATCACCACCATAACGATCTAGTGCATCAAATGAAAACCAGGCATATCGCTCAACAAATTCTAAATCATTTAGTCCTACATTATTATCGAACCCATTAATAACGTAATTCAAAAACTTTCTCACTTCAGCTTTATTCGCTTCGTTAGCACCATTATAACCATCCCAATATGGATTCCAATTAGCTACCGCAAATTCTGTAACCCAAATCGGTTTATTAAATTTATTATGTGTTTCATTAATAAAATTTAATAAACTTTTAGCATTGTCTTTAATTTCTTTATCAGTAACTCCAATATTACCAGGATAATTATGAACAGGTATAAAATCAATATCATCTGTATTAATTCCCTGCCAATACTCATTAAACCATTCAGAATTAGGAGCCTGAATAGCCGTTGCCGGTGCCCCAATTCTCATACCACTATTTGTAAAATAATGTTGATTTGCAATCGCTGTAGCTACTGGAACATTCGATTGATCTACAAAATCCGGTTCATTATAACCCAATACTGTTTTATATCCCGCATTTTTAATTGTTGTTAATTGCTCGTTTGAACCATTATAGGCACCCCAGATCATAGGAACAAAATCTATCTTTTGATTTGGACAAGTACCAGCATACGTTGGTGCCGTTCCCCAATTGTAATACCAAGACAATCCCATATTTTGTGCATCTTGAATTGCACTGTAGCCGTTACCACTATAAAAACCCATACCTTTTTTAGATATGTAAAAATTTCTAGCACTAGTTGAAATCTTAGTATTATTGCTCAATTGAGCTAATATTTTAACTTGATGCTGTGCCACTTTAGTTGTATAAACTTCACAACTAAAAATATCACCTTCATCAATAATTGTTGAATTTTGAAGAACATTATCAAGATATACCTCATAACCAATTACTTCATGACTATCAATACTTAATCTATCCCAGGTTATTGTAATTGGTCCCGCTGGAACTAACTGCCCATTATTAGGATAATTAATCGCTGAAGTTTTCCAATCATTATATGGATTACTTGAAATAGCTCCTACATTATTTAATGTGAGCAATACCGCACTAAATAGTGCGAGTATTGCTACCTTTATAATTTTACTTTTTTTCATAATTCTTCTCCACTAGCTAGTATGATGTCTTTTTAACATCATTAAACCACCCAGTGCAAGGAGAGTAACAATTCCATAACCATAAATCATTTGATCATCGCCTGTTTTAGCACTACTGCTATCACTTGGTTTTGTTGATTGACCAGGCTCATTTGGTTTTACAATTTGCCCCGGTTCTTCAGTTTTTAATGTTAAACCTTTAATCGCAGTATCTAATGCCTTTACTACTTCATCAACCATACCTTGATCAATAATTGTTAAATTATCAGCAAGACTACTTAACACTTCATAAGCTTCATCAAACAATGCTTTCGATTCTTCTGTATAGTGACCTTTAGTGTAATTATCACTTATCAAAACTTTTTCAGCTTCCTTTTTAACTACATCTAATTTACTATAATCGGCACCTTTTAATGTTAAACCATTAATTGCTTCAGTCAATAATTCAATTGCATCATCAACTTTATTCTGTTCTAAAATCGTTAAATCATCAGCAAGATCATTTAATGCTTTATTAGCTTTATCAAATGTCGCTCTTGTTGCCTCTGTGTAATAATCTTTAGTATAGTTATCACTTGCTAAAACTTTTTCAGCTTCAGCCTTGATACTATCAACTTTACTATAATCAGCACCAACTAATACTAAATTATCAATAGCATCATTCAATACATCTTTTGCACTATCAAAATCTTTTTGATATGCATATTTTAAATCAGCATTCAATTGTTTACCAGCATCATCTAACGCTTTCACAAATACCTTCCAGCTATCAACTGTATAATTATTTTCATTTTTATCCTTATTCACATTATATAGATCACTCAATGTTTTTGTATCAATATTATCATCACCTAATGCTTTTATGTTTTCTTCAGTTACTGTTCCAATAAATTTTCCTTTTTGATCAGCAGCTGGCATCTTACCATAAACAGCAGTTCCATCACAATAATTTAATAAGAATTTTCTTGACCAGCCTTCACCTTTAATAGCAAAATCATCTTTATCAGTTCCACTGCTTACACCAGGACCAACATCATTAATAATATGATTAAATTTTTGTAATACTTTATTTTCATCAGCAAATGTTTGTAAACATGCATTTTCAATAATTACACCTTTGCTATTTGGTACTTCAATTGCACTATCCATTTGAATTTGCACTTTTGAAGAATCATAATCTTCACCAGTATAAATAAATACATTATAAATTCCCAATCCAACTGCATAATGCTCCTTAACATCATTAGCTACTTTATAAGCAGCATATCCATTTACTGTTCCATTATGTGACATCCAAGCCTCTTGACTAATAGGATCATAACATTTTTCATTTTGATAAAAATATGTTGCACCATTTTCACCGTTCCATAATGTATCATATTTATTGAAATGCTCATTGAATAATGCATAACATGTTACATTATCACCATTAACAATCAAACCATGATCAGCAGCATTACCACTCCAGCTTACACCATTACCATGGTCAGCACGCCAAATCCAGAAATGATCAGTAATTACATCGTTGCTATTAATTTCTAATGCATTTTTTGCACGTGTTGGATTAGCTGTAGTTCCACCAACTCTAAAGAATAAATCTTGTAGTATAGTTGGATTAGCAGAATGATCTTTATCACTATTAGCAGGTCCAACTTTTAACAAATAATTTGAATCCTTTTCACCAGCATCAAAAATCAAGCCAGCTACTTTAATACCATCTACATCAGCAATTTCCATTGCTGCTTCATCATTATCAGGAATAATTGAAGTCATACCTGTACCTATTAAAATCGTATTTGCTTTATTAACCTTAATTGATTCTTCAGCATGATATGTTCCAGGTGTGAAATAAATATTTTTACCTTTATCTAATTGTTCATTAATTGTTTTAGCCGAATCACTTGGCTTAGCTATATAGAATTCACTTAAAGATAAACTTTTCCCTTTACCCATATCACCATCTTTAGTCCAGCTTGTACCAGATGTATCTTTTTGTAAGTCAGGAACAAAGATCTTATATTCACCATTATCTAAATATAGGAATGGCTTTTCACTAAGTTTCTTTGTTTTTTCAACATTTGTGAATACTTGCTGTTCCCCATTCGCAGCTTCTTTACCCCAATTTGAATATCCATTGCCATTAGCTAAAGCATCACCATCTTTTTCAGTTGGTAAATTAGGAGCATCAACACCTTGGAAGAAATTATTTAAAGTAGTTCCATATCCGCCTCCTGTCAATTTACTATTTCTAGTATAGAATTGTTGTCCACTATATGTTCCAGCTGATAATTGATTTCCTTGATCTTCAAATACACCTTCAAACATACAATCTGCTACGTATCCACCACTAGCCCATCCATAATTCCAGTCATATCCAACCGGACGACTTGAATATACTCTACGAAGCGGTGCAGCTTGAGCTACTGCCCAGTTAAAATATTCTGGTCGGGCAAGATTACAATCGAAGCCAGCCTTTCCTTGTTCATTCCCAGTATTTATAACAGCTAGATTCTCTGCAGAACGCCAGAAATTACAAGTAGCATTATTACCATCTAGATAAGATGGAATTGCGATATTATTTAACTTAACATCCATTGGTGTTTTTCCCAAACCATTAAATGATGTATAGAACCCTAAATACATACATGTAGTTTCAGTATAATCACCTGGTTTGAAATAAACTTGGTATTGTTGCCCTTTAAATTGAGCATCTGCTCCTCTATCATTTTGTTGATTGAATAAATCTAATAATATTTTATCAAGTTGTGCTACATCATCTTTGGGTGAGAAGAACAACGTATGTTCTCCAAATATATTCTTTTCTAGAGATACATACTCAGAACGTTCCGAAATTTCAGCATTTGATAAATCATCATCATTATTTTGTCCATTATTTAGAGCAATGATGCGATAATAATTCTCGTATTTATCACCTATAGGTGCAACAGTAACAGAAGTACTATCTCTAGTTACAGTCTCTACGACATTATATTCCCCAAGCATACTATCTGCTCTTAACAATTGATAGTGTGTTGCATTTTCAGCAGCTCCCCAGCTAATTGTGAACTCACCATCTTTTTCAACTAATTTAACATCTGCTGGTGTCGCTGGTTTTGCTCCTGCTCTTGTACTAACTTTCAATTCAGCACTTTCATTTTTCGGATTATTAATATCTGATAAATTTCCATTTCCATTTACATATTCTAATTTAAAACTATATTGCATCCCCGCTTTCAAATCAGTTACTTGATAGCTGTTTTTTCCAGTTACATCAGCAACTTTATCAAACACTACTTCATTTGAAGCTTTTTTAAATAAGGTTACATCAGTATATAAACTATTCGGATTTGTCCAAGTAAGATCAATTGTGGTTTCAGTTCTTGAGCTATCATCAGCTTTTAAATCTGTGACATCAGCAATATCAATAGCATTATGGATAATAAATTTTTCTCGATCAGTTAATTCCCCTTCATAACCACCTTCTAGAACTTCATCATTATTTGCAGTAACCAATTTTCCTGTAGCTGCATCCTTTAATACAAACAATCCATTTCCAATCGGTTCAACTGCGATAGCTTCCCAGCCACCACCCACTTTTTTATATGACCCAATGGTAGGTACAGCGCCATCTACCCACTTAGCTGATGCAATTTGATAACCTGGTTTACTAACCGATTCAAATGAAATTACATTTTTAATCCCATTGTCATTAGTGTGAAAAGTAACTTTAAACTTTTCAGTATCACCTATATTACCAGCATCTCCAGTTACCTTAATTGCAGAAAAGTTTTCATCTGGCTGATCAGCAAATGTTACTAACTTTCCTGTAGCCACATTTTCAATCCAAGCGATATTACTGATAATTCCAGGATTTTTGACAAAATTAAATTTTTCAGCCAAATCTCTATCACTTGTATAGACTAATTTTCCTTTACTATCAATTGAAAGATATTCATTGGTTCTTTTCATACTTTCAATAATACCTTGGTTATCGGCCGTTTTAGTTATTTTATACTTAGCTGTGGTATCTTCATTTCTAGTATCAGCCCATACATATGTTTGCCCAGACTCTGTTCTTAAGTAATAATCTTGCCCATCATTTATACCAGTATACTTAATTGTTACTGAACCATCATTTTCATTAATAAACATAAATTGTGATGAGTTACTTATTTTATTTGTCTTAGCATTATATTCACCATCTGCTTCTGCAGGTGATGTCCAGCTAGCTGTTTTAATATTTAATGCTTTTCCAGTTGTAGTTGAAACAATTGCATAAATTGAATCCTGATCAAAATTCAAGTATTCGTCATTCGCTGCAACATTTACAGGTGCTATCATACCAATTGCCATCGCAAAGGTCAGAATAGCTGCAAAAAAATTCTTGTTTAATCTTTTTATCATTTTCCATTTCCCCTTCTTAATATATTTCGTATATAAGCAATATTTGAATTGTATCAAAGCGGCCTACTTCAATACAATCCATAACAATTAGAATATCAAATACTATAAGCGCTTAATGATTATTTGATATTCAATGCAATGTGCTTAACATTACACCTATAAAATAACATAATTAATAATAAGAAGGAATGAACGCAAGAGGTTATGTAACGGGTTACATTAAATGTAACAAGTTTGCTTATTTTTTTATAAAAAAAACTACTTATTTTTTAGTAGTTTTCCACATTATAAATTACGGCTGGTAAACTTCAACGGCAGCGATTTTTCCTTAGCATTTTGTAACTCATGAGTAACACGCTCAAGAATATAAAGAACAGGAACTTGAGATGAAATATTATATGTTTGTGGTAAAATAATATCTTTAACATAATAGTAGATTCCCAAATCTGCCATTTGATCAATTGTTGACCCTGGCTTATTAGTGATTACCACAATTTTTGTATTCTGACTCTGATACATTTTAAGCTGATCAATTACTTCTCGAGTTTCACCACTTTCGGTCAAAGCAATTAATAATGAACTTTCATTACCATCAACTGGTGGGGGATAATAAGGATCATCGATACTTTGTGAATAATACCCTACATTTGAAAAATAACGAGCCCCATATTTTCCTAAAGTACCACTTGTTCCAATTCCTAAAAAACAAATCGACTTAGCTTCCTTGATATACTTAACAAATTTATTAATTTTCTCCTTAAAATCTACACTTCGTGCATAGTTAAAAAATTCTAAAAGAACATCAATTTCATCATCAGTTTCTGGTAGAGTAAGTCCATCATTAAATAACTTTAACTTTGTCTTGAATTCTACAAAACCATTACAATCCAATTTTTGACAAAACCGTACTACTGTCGCCGTTGATACATGAGTACATTCAGCCAGATCACGAACACTCATATTTGTAACAACTTTAATGTGCTTCATTACATAACGATAAATAAATGTTTCTGTTTCATTCAAATTAGCAATTTGCTTGTATGTAAACAGCATTTTATCGCCCCCTTTTTTTGTTGGATGAAGCTTTCTTCCCTGATTATGTATAATTCTAACACATATATCCACCAAATTTAAGAGTTTAAAATTTATTTATTAACTAAAAACGGTCTAATTTAAGATACCCTGCTTTAATATAGTTTAATTTTCTAAAAGCTTTATAAATTCCAAAGCTGATCAACATTGGTGCTAGTAAATCAATAACAATGATTGGAATCCAATAATTATTTCCCATCACATTAACAGCTTCTAAAATCCCTACCAGTCCTGCAGTTCCCATTCCTGAACCAATTGCTGAACAAGATATTTCCAACAAACAAGTAGAAATTGGAGCAATAATAGCACTTGTTAAAATCGGCGGAAGCCAAATTATCGGATGCTTTACAATATTTTTAAACTGCAGCATACTTGTTCCAATGCCAATTGCTACAACATCACCAATATCATTATCATCCATCGACATTACCGCAAAACCAATCATTTGAGCACAACACCCAGCTAAAGCAGCCCCAGCAGCTAAACCATTAAGTCCCAACATCACTCCGATCGCCGCACTAGATATCGGTGCTGTTAAAGCCATTCCCATCAAAACTGCAACTACAATTGACATGAAAAATGGCTGCATGTTTACCCCTTGATTAATTAAATCACCAATCCAAACAATTAATTTAGTGATATATGGACCAATAAATATTGTCACTATTCCCGCAACTATAATAGAAGTAAAAGGCACTAACAAAATATCAACCGGTGTTTTTCCTTGTACTAATCTTGTTACTTCTACTGCAATAATTACGGCTACAAACGCTGCGATTGGATTTCCAGTTGTCGCCGTATTACCATTAAATGTTCCTGCTCCAATCGTTCCAGCAATTACTGCCGCAATTAGATTTAATCCTTTAGCATCGATTGCATAAGCAATACCTGCTCCAATCGCTGGTCCCATTAAATAAGTTGCCACCTCACCCCAAGCAGCTAGTTGGCTAATATTAGCAAAATTCCCTATTTGTTTAAAAATCGTTCCAATGATCAAACTGCAGAAAAAGCCATATGCCATTCCATTTAATGATTTAATAATATAGTTATCTTTTTTCATTCTAACCTCCTACAACTGCAATATTTTTAACCCAGCGTTCTTTTTTAAAGAAGTAGGTTGCAATTATTAATTTTATCAAATCCAAACTTTCAACAACGATATATAACGAAATTAAAGAAATAGTCGTAAATGACGATAATAGAGTTGAAACCAGTACTCCAGCAGCCCACAAAAAACCTGAATCCATAATCATCGTACTAACAACATCTCCACCCGCCCTTAAAATAAAGAAGATGCAGACATTAAAAGCATAGATATTAATCATTATCGATTTAATTCGAACCAATCTTACGATTGCTTCTTTAATTGGTATATCAACATTATACAGATTAGGAATCAGTGGTGCCAATAAAAAACATATCATCCCAATCATTAACGATACCATCAATGCAAAACATAATAATTTACGCGCATTATCTCTAGCCTCATCAAGTTTATTAGCACCTAATTTATTTCCTATCATGATCGACACAGCTGAAGATAGACCACCAAAAACAATAAACATTATATTAGCTACTGTGTCAACAACAGATATGGAAGCCACTAAATATTCGTCACATCGCATATATGACATAAAAATTAAAGCTTGTCCCAATGAAAACAAAATTTCATTGATTGTCAAAGGAATTGCTTTACGAACAATACTGGTTAATAAGTTGACATTAATTCTAATTATCCCTTTTAAATCAAAACTAAAGAAATGTTTATTTCGATATAAAATAATCAAATATATTGCCATTTCAACAAGTCGAGCAATAATCGTTGCAATAGCCGCCCCTTGAATTCCCATTTTAAAGAATCCAAAATTTCCAAAAATCAAACAATAGTTTAATGCGGTATTAGTTATTACTGCTACTATCCCCACTTTTAGCTGAATCTTGTTAATACCAACTGCTCGTAAAGCCATCATACAAGTGAACGAAACAGCAAAAGGGATATATGTATATTTAGCAAGATGTAAATATTTAATCGCCTCATCAACTATAATCGGTGTTTTAGAAAACAATTCAATTGCGTATTGAGGAAAAATAAAAATTATTAATGTAAATAAAAGTCCTGCCCCAACCGCAAAAGCCATATTAATATTAAATACCTCTTGGCAATTTTTCTTCTGCTTAGCCCCGAAAAATTGAGCAATATAGATTCCCGCCGCTCCACATAACCCAAATAAAATTGAGTTCATAATTAGAAAAAAACGATTTGCCACCGTTACTGAAGTTAATGCAATATTGCCAATACTGCCAATCATTACATTATCAATTAAATTTACAAACGTTGTGATAAACTGTTGAGCCATAATTGGAAAAGCAATACTAATAACAGTTCTATAGAATTGTTTAGTTCCAAAATATTTCTTCAGCATCATCACTCATCCTTTTTTCTCTTTAATAAATCAGGGAACGCACGTATCAAACGCCGGTGCCCATATTTAAACAACTTCTTTTGTCTAATTAATGATTTTAAGACGATTTGCTGCTTTTGCCATTCTAGACGCTGTTTTTCAATATATGCACGTGCTTCATTTTGTTTTTCCTCAATACTTGCAATCAATCTATTTTCACTTTCTTCCAGTACTTGTTTTACTAATTCTAATTTCTTTTCAATATCCAATGCTACATGTGTTGATACAATTGTATCAACAATAAAGAGAACTGATAAAACCCCACTTAAGACAAATAAAATATTTTCATCAACTAATAATAGCTTACTAGTAAAAAAAGGCTGAACATAATCGATTGCCACAACACTAAATAAACCAAAACAAATAAAACCCTCTAAACAAACACGACCATTCAAATTAAAAGCCTTTTGGCTATAATCCCACCAGCGTCGATGGAACAGTTTCTCCATTACATACGAAGTAATATATTCTAATAAACAAGCTACTACCCCGCCACTAATAAATAAAGTATAAATAGGATAATTAACCTGCTGAATATCAAATAAAACAATTACCAGCATTGCACCAAAACCATAAATAGGAATCCAGGGACCATTTAAAAAACCTCGATTATATGGTTTTTGATGCCGTGATAAAGGCAAAATGATTGATTCCCAAATCCACCCCATTAAACAATAAATAAAGAATGAAACCACAAGAATTATCAACTTTCCAGTCATATTTTGCCTCCTTTAAATAAATTAAAAAGTCTGCCAAAGCAGACTTAATATACAATTGGTGGAGCCTAGCGGGATCGAACCGCTGACCCCCTGCGTGCAAGGCAGGTGCTCTCCCAGCTGAGCTAAGGCCCCAAAATATTAAAATATATATGGTGGGCCTGAATGGATTTGAACCATCGACCTCACCCTTATCAGGGGTGCGCTCTAACCAACTGAGCTACAGGCCCATATATATCTATTTGCAATTAACTAATGGTGGGCCTGAATGGATTTGAACCATCGACCTCACCCTTATCAGGGGTGCGCTCTAACCAACTGAGCTACAGGCCCATCAATCAACTGCCCTAATATAATAGCATGTAGATTCTTTACCGTCAAGCATTTATTTATAATTTTGACAATTTTTTTTATTTCTTAATTTTATCAAAAAAATCGTCATTGCATATTATTTGTTTGCATATCTAAATATTGTTATACTTTGATTATAGTTTATATTTAAGGGAGGCAATTATGAACTTATATGAAATAGAAGTATTAGATAATAACAATCAAACAATCTCACTAAATAATTATAAAGATCAAGTTTTACTAATCGTCAATACAGCAACCGATTGTGAATTCACCGAGCAATATGATGATTTAGAAGAACTTTATGAAAAATATCATAATTATGGTTTTTGTATTCTAGATTTCCCATGTAATCAATTCGGTGAACAAGCACCTGGAACAATGGAAGAAATCATGTCTTTTTGTGCGGATACTTATGGTGTTAGTTTTCCGCAATTTGCTAAAATCGAAGTCAACGGCCCAAATGAATCACCACTTTATACATATTTAAAAG encodes:
- a CDS encoding MATE family efflux transporter; translated protein: MLKKYFGTKQFYRTVISIAFPIMAQQFITTFVNLIDNVMIGSIGNIALTSVTVANRFFLIMNSILFGLCGAAGIYIAQFFGAKQKKNCQEVFNINMAFAVGAGLLFTLIIFIFPQYAIELFSKTPIIVDEAIKYLHLAKYTYIPFAVSFTCMMALRAVGINKIQLKVGIVAVITNTALNYCLIFGNFGFFKMGIQGAAIATIIARLVEMAIYLIILYRNKHFFSFDLKGIIRINVNLLTSIVRKAIPLTINEILFSLGQALIFMSYMRCDEYLVASISVVDTVANIMFIVFGGLSSAVSIMIGNKLGANKLDEARDNARKLLCFALMVSLMIGMICFLLAPLIPNLYNVDIPIKEAIVRLVRIKSIMINIYAFNVCIFFILRAGGDVVSTMIMDSGFLWAAGVLVSTLLSSFTTISLISLYIVVESLDLIKLIIATYFFKKERWVKNIAVVGG
- a CDS encoding putative ABC transporter permease is translated as MTGKLIILVVSFFIYCLMGWIWESIILPLSRHQKPYNRGFLNGPWIPIYGFGAMLVIVLFDIQQVNYPIYTLFISGGVVACLLEYITSYVMEKLFHRRWWDYSQKAFNLNGRVCLEGFICFGLFSVVAIDYVQPFFTSKLLLVDENILFVLSGVLSVLFIVDTIVSTHVALDIEKKLELVKQVLEESENRLIASIEEKQNEARAYIEKQRLEWQKQQIVLKSLIRQKKLFKYGHRRLIRAFPDLLKRKKDE
- a CDS encoding glutathione peroxidase, which encodes MNLYEIEVLDNNNQTISLNNYKDQVLLIVNTATDCEFTEQYDDLEELYEKYHNYGFCILDFPCNQFGEQAPGTMEEIMSFCADTYGVSFPQFAKIEVNGPNESPLYTYLKEKQDSTLSKRIDWNFTKFLVNQEGDVVARFEPLVKPREIENNIKKLLK